From the Leucobacter denitrificans genome, one window contains:
- a CDS encoding LysR family transcriptional regulator, which translates to MTTNPKADQLGSIDSTELRILHTLAVTGSLTATAAALGLSQPAVSQRIKRVETRLAVPLIERSGRGIRLTTAGNILAEHGRTVVSEIDAAIAAIEDLRGERAGTLRLVGFPSASATIVPAIMRALTVEAPK; encoded by the coding sequence GTGACTACCAACCCGAAAGCAGATCAACTCGGTTCGATCGACTCGACTGAGTTGCGAATACTGCACACGCTCGCGGTTACTGGGTCGCTTACTGCGACGGCTGCTGCTCTCGGGCTCAGCCAGCCGGCCGTGAGCCAACGCATTAAGCGCGTTGAAACTCGGCTCGCGGTTCCGCTGATCGAGCGGTCGGGGCGAGGCATTCGTCTCACCACCGCCGGCAACATTCTTGCCGAACACGGGCGCACGGTTGTGAGTGAGATTGACGCTGCGATCGCCGCGATTGAAGATCTCCGCGGTGAGCGGGCTGGAACGCTGCGGCTTGTCGGGTTTCCGTCGGCATCGGCGACGATTGTGCCCGCAATTATGCGAGCGCTCACCGTCGAGGCCCCGAAGTAG
- the rlmN gene encoding 23S rRNA (adenine(2503)-C(2))-methyltransferase RlmN, producing MDPNKLNHGPAAVPPPSESKLMKTRPATDRVRPQVKPKAEGWKQLTTPDGRPTLQFASPRVKQPATHLADLTLAEREAKVVEMGLPKFRAKQLSVHYFEHRTTSPKEMTDLPKDRREELAEAFFPPLLTEVKRLVTDDGATIKFLWRLFDGALVESVLMRYPGRITLCVSSQCGCGMNCPFCATGQAGLTRNMSTAEILDQIVQANRVIAEGGLGRKRTVGNGAEPERVNNIVFMGMGEPLANYKRVMNAVHRMIAPSPEGLGMSARGITVSTVGLAPAIRKLADEDIPITFALSLHAPDDALRDDLIPVNSRWKVEEVLDAAYHYYEKTGRRVSIEYALIKDMNDHAWRADLLADKLNSRGRGWVHVNPIPLNPTPGSIWTSSSREVTREFVDRLNAAGVPTTLRDTRGKEIDGACGQLVATEQDKAEAEAFAAAQ from the coding sequence ATGGATCCCAATAAGCTCAACCACGGACCCGCTGCCGTCCCGCCGCCCTCCGAGTCAAAACTCATGAAGACGCGGCCCGCGACCGATCGCGTGCGCCCGCAGGTGAAGCCGAAGGCCGAAGGTTGGAAGCAACTTACGACTCCCGACGGTCGGCCAACGCTGCAGTTCGCGTCACCGCGCGTGAAGCAGCCCGCCACACACCTCGCTGACTTGACGCTCGCTGAGCGAGAAGCGAAGGTCGTCGAGATGGGTCTGCCGAAGTTTCGCGCGAAGCAACTCTCTGTGCACTACTTTGAGCACCGCACAACTAGCCCCAAAGAGATGACTGATCTGCCAAAAGATCGGCGTGAGGAGCTGGCTGAGGCCTTCTTCCCGCCGCTGCTCACCGAAGTGAAGCGTCTCGTTACCGACGACGGTGCGACGATTAAGTTCCTTTGGCGCCTGTTCGACGGTGCACTCGTCGAATCGGTGCTCATGCGCTACCCGGGTCGCATCACCCTCTGCGTATCGAGTCAGTGCGGCTGCGGAATGAACTGCCCGTTCTGCGCGACCGGTCAGGCAGGTCTCACGCGCAACATGTCGACCGCAGAGATTCTCGACCAGATTGTTCAGGCCAACCGAGTCATTGCCGAGGGCGGTCTCGGCCGCAAACGCACGGTCGGTAACGGCGCTGAACCCGAGCGGGTGAACAACATCGTGTTCATGGGCATGGGGGAGCCACTCGCGAACTACAAGCGGGTCATGAACGCTGTCCATCGCATGATTGCTCCGTCTCCTGAGGGGCTGGGCATGAGCGCGCGTGGCATTACGGTGTCGACGGTGGGGCTTGCCCCCGCGATCCGCAAACTCGCCGACGAAGATATTCCCATCACCTTTGCGCTCTCGCTGCACGCGCCAGACGATGCGCTGCGCGACGATCTCATTCCTGTCAACAGCCGATGGAAGGTTGAGGAAGTACTCGACGCCGCCTATCACTACTACGAGAAGACCGGCCGTCGCGTGTCGATCGAGTACGCGCTCATCAAAGACATGAACGACCACGCCTGGCGCGCCGACTTGCTCGCTGACAAACTCAACTCCCGCGGCCGCGGATGGGTGCACGTGAACCCCATCCCACTGAATCCGACCCCTGGCTCAATCTGGACGTCGTCATCGCGCGAGGTGACGCGAGAATTTGTGGATCGGCTCAACGCCGCTGGCGTTCCGACGACACTGCGCGACACACGCGGCAAGGAAATCGACGGCGCGTGCGGGCAGCTTGTGGCTACCGAGCAAGATAAGGCAGAGGCCGAGGCGTTCGCTGCGGCGCAGTAA
- a CDS encoding LysR substrate-binding domain-containing protein, producing MLQYTEAEPPAATEMLRDGEVDCALIFDYEGAAERPAGSAFLPLWSEDVHLVVSNDRADQIFGARSADTPVQLSEFSEEHWIAGCEKCRGHLLSAAHSAGFEPDIIQSTDNVPAMLAMAAAGGAVALVPGLALAAAPALPSDALSMQLDPPRHRTIGLLSMATVNESPQVRLAKRLLSRVDGGAWGLTPA from the coding sequence GTGCTGCAGTACACCGAGGCAGAACCACCCGCCGCAACAGAGATGCTGCGCGATGGTGAGGTCGACTGTGCTCTCATTTTTGACTACGAGGGCGCAGCCGAACGGCCCGCAGGCAGCGCATTTCTTCCGCTGTGGAGCGAGGACGTGCACCTCGTCGTGTCGAATGACCGCGCAGATCAGATCTTCGGTGCGCGATCCGCTGACACCCCAGTGCAGCTCAGCGAGTTCTCCGAGGAACACTGGATCGCAGGGTGCGAGAAGTGTCGAGGACACCTGCTCTCAGCGGCGCACAGCGCGGGATTCGAGCCAGACATCATTCAGTCGACCGACAACGTGCCCGCAATGCTCGCGATGGCTGCGGCAGGCGGCGCGGTTGCGCTCGTACCGGGGCTAGCGCTCGCGGCTGCTCCAGCGCTACCAAGCGACGCGCTTTCCATGCAACTCGATCCACCCCGCCACCGCACCATCGGCTTACTGTCGATGGCGACGGTCAATGAGAGCCCGCAGGTTCGGCTCGCCAAGCGATTGCTTTCACGCGTCGATGGCGGCGCGTGGGGCCTCACGCCAGCATGA